From the Streptomyces sp. Tu 2975 genome, one window contains:
- the groL gene encoding chaperonin GroEL (60 kDa chaperone family; promotes refolding of misfolded polypeptides especially under stressful conditions; forms two stacked rings of heptamers to form a barrel-shaped 14mer; ends can be capped by GroES; misfolded proteins enter the barrel where they are refolded when GroES binds) → MAKILKFDEDARRALERGVNKLADTVKVTIGPRGRNVVIDKKFGAPTITNDGVTIAREVEIEDPYENLGAQLVKEVATKTNDIAGDGTTTATVLAQALVREGLRNVAAGASPAALKKGIDAAVKAVSEELLATARPIEDKADIAAVAALSAQDQQVGELIAEAMDKVGKDGVITVEESNTFGLELDFTEGMAFDKGYLSPYMVTDQERMEAVLDDPYILIHQGKITSIQDMLPLLEKVIQAGGSKPLLIIAEDVEGEALSTLVVNKIRGTFNAVAVKAPGFGDRRKAMLGDMATLTGATVIAEEVGLKLDQAGLDVLGTARRVTITKDDTTIVDGGGKSEDVAGRVNQIKAEIESTDSDWDREKLQERLAKLAGGVCVIKVGAATEVELKEKKHRLEDAISATRAAVEEGIVSGGGSALVHAVKVLEGNLGKEGDEATGVAVVRRAAVEPLRWIAENAGLEGYVITAKVAELEAGQGFNAATGEYGDLVKAGVIDPVKVTRSALENAASIASLLLTTETLVVEKPAEDEGDAGHGHGHGHSH, encoded by the coding sequence ATGGCGAAGATCCTGAAGTTCGACGAGGACGCCCGTCGCGCCCTCGAGCGCGGCGTCAACAAGCTTGCCGACACGGTCAAGGTGACGATCGGCCCCCGTGGCCGCAACGTCGTCATCGACAAGAAGTTCGGCGCTCCCACCATCACCAACGACGGCGTCACCATCGCCCGCGAGGTCGAGATCGAGGACCCGTACGAGAACCTGGGCGCCCAGCTGGTGAAGGAGGTGGCGACCAAGACCAACGACATCGCGGGTGACGGTACGACCACCGCCACCGTGCTGGCCCAGGCGCTGGTCCGCGAGGGTCTGCGCAACGTCGCCGCCGGCGCCTCCCCGGCCGCCCTGAAGAAGGGCATCGACGCCGCGGTCAAGGCCGTGTCCGAGGAGCTCCTCGCGACCGCCCGCCCGATCGAGGACAAGGCCGACATCGCCGCCGTGGCCGCGCTCTCCGCGCAGGACCAGCAGGTCGGCGAGCTCATCGCCGAGGCGATGGACAAGGTCGGCAAGGACGGTGTCATCACCGTCGAGGAGTCCAACACCTTCGGTCTGGAGCTCGACTTCACCGAGGGCATGGCCTTCGACAAGGGCTACCTGTCCCCGTACATGGTGACCGACCAGGAGCGTATGGAGGCCGTCCTCGACGACCCGTACATCCTGATCCACCAGGGCAAGATCACCTCCATCCAGGACATGCTGCCGCTGCTGGAGAAGGTCATCCAGGCCGGTGGCTCCAAGCCGCTGCTGATCATCGCCGAGGATGTCGAGGGCGAGGCGCTCTCCACCCTGGTCGTGAACAAGATCCGCGGCACCTTCAACGCGGTGGCCGTCAAGGCCCCCGGCTTCGGCGACCGCCGCAAGGCGATGCTCGGCGACATGGCCACCCTCACGGGTGCCACCGTCATCGCCGAAGAGGTCGGCCTCAAGCTCGACCAGGCCGGTCTGGACGTGCTGGGCACCGCCCGCCGCGTGACGATCACCAAGGACGACACCACGATCGTCGACGGTGGCGGCAAGAGCGAGGACGTCGCGGGCCGCGTCAACCAGATCAAGGCCGAGATCGAGTCCACCGACTCCGACTGGGACCGCGAGAAGCTCCAGGAGCGCCTCGCGAAGCTGGCCGGCGGCGTGTGCGTGATCAAGGTCGGCGCCGCCACCGAGGTGGAGCTGAAGGAGAAGAAGCACCGTCTCGAGGACGCCATCTCCGCGACCCGCGCCGCGGTCGAGGAGGGCATCGTCTCCGGTGGTGGCTCCGCGCTCGTCCACGCCGTGAAGGTGCTCGAGGGCAACCTGGGCAAGGAGGGCGACGAGGCCACCGGTGTCGCCGTCGTCCGCCGCGCCGCCGTCGAGCCGCTTCGCTGGATCGCCGAGAACGCCGGCCTCGAGGGCTACGTCATCACCGCCAAGGTGGCCGAGCTCGAGGCGGGTCAGGGCTTCAACGCCGCGACCGGCGAGTACGGCGACCTGGTCAAGGCCGGCGTCATCGACCCGGTCAAGGTCACGCGCTCCGCTCTGGAGAACGCCGCGTCCATCGCCTCCCTGCTGCTCACGACCGAGACCCTGGTCGTCGAGAAGCCGGCCGAGGACGAGGGCGACGCGGGTCACGGCCACGGTCACGGCCACAGCCACTGA
- a CDS encoding WhiB family transcriptional regulator — MADFSRLPGPNADLWDWQLLAACRGVDSSLFFHPEGERGAARSARENSAKEVCMRCPVRAECAAHALAVREPYGVWGGLTEDEREELMGRARHRLIPATSAGGVARG; from the coding sequence ATGGCAGATTTCTCTCGCCTTCCCGGACCCAACGCCGATCTGTGGGACTGGCAGCTCCTCGCGGCATGCCGTGGGGTCGACAGCTCGCTCTTCTTCCATCCCGAAGGTGAGCGCGGCGCGGCGCGAAGCGCTCGCGAGAACTCGGCGAAGGAGGTCTGCATGCGGTGTCCGGTACGGGCCGAGTGCGCGGCGCACGCACTGGCCGTGCGCGAGCCCTACGGCGTCTGGGGCGGACTGACCGAGGACGAGCGCGAGGAACTCATGGGGCGAGCACGCCACCGGCTGATCCCCGCCACGAGCGCGGGGGGTGTGGCTCGCGGCTGA
- a CDS encoding LysR family transcriptional regulator, with amino-acid sequence MIEARHLRVLRAVATTGSFSAAARELGCTQPAVSQQMKALESSAGTPLLIRTGREMRLTQAGEALVRHASGILAGLTAAEEEVAAIAGLRAGRVRLVSFPSGSSTLVPTALAALRAAHPGTRVSLVDAEPPRSVEMLRDGDCDVALAFRYDTAGAESEWDDLVVRPLLVDRLVGLVPDGHRLAEAGKVAIGDLAEESWIAGCPRCRRQLVEVCEGAGFTPCIDFATDDYPAVIGLVGAGLGVAVLPELALESVRPKGARRVTVEPSVHREVVALTLPDLAHVPAVSATLSQLTLAASR; translated from the coding sequence GTGATCGAAGCCCGCCACCTCCGTGTCCTGCGCGCCGTCGCCACCACCGGCTCGTTCTCCGCGGCCGCCCGCGAACTGGGGTGCACCCAGCCCGCGGTCAGCCAGCAGATGAAGGCGCTCGAAAGCTCCGCCGGGACCCCGCTGCTGATCCGCACCGGCCGCGAGATGCGCCTGACCCAGGCGGGCGAGGCGCTCGTACGCCATGCTTCCGGCATTCTCGCCGGGCTCACCGCGGCGGAGGAGGAAGTGGCGGCGATCGCCGGGCTCCGGGCCGGCCGGGTGCGTCTCGTCTCGTTCCCCAGCGGTAGTTCCACGCTCGTGCCCACGGCCCTCGCCGCCCTGCGCGCGGCCCACCCCGGCACCCGGGTCTCGCTCGTCGACGCCGAGCCGCCGCGCTCGGTGGAGATGCTCCGCGACGGTGACTGCGACGTGGCGCTCGCCTTCCGTTACGACACGGCAGGGGCCGAGTCGGAGTGGGACGACCTCGTCGTCCGGCCGCTGCTCGTCGACCGGCTCGTGGGGCTGGTGCCCGACGGTCACCGCCTCGCCGAGGCGGGCAAGGTGGCCATCGGCGACCTCGCGGAGGAGTCGTGGATCGCAGGCTGCCCACGCTGCCGGCGGCAGCTGGTGGAAGTGTGCGAGGGCGCGGGCTTCACCCCATGCATCGACTTCGCCACGGACGACTACCCTGCGGTGATCGGACTGGTGGGCGCGGGGCTCGGCGTGGCCGTGCTGCCCGAACTGGCGCTGGAGTCGGTACGGCCCAAGGGAGCCAGGCGGGTGACCGTCGAGCCGTCCGTCCACCGCGAGGTCGTCGCCCTGACGCTGCCCGACCTGGCCCATGTCCCGGCCGTCTCGGCGACGTTGTCCCAGCTCACCCTCGCGGCGTCCCGCTGA
- a CDS encoding MOSC domain-containing protein — protein MKLLTVNVGRPKAADYTDAPGGMTGIDKRPAEGPVRVTDPGPKGQGGSGLSGDAVCDLRHHGGSDQAVYAFAREDLDTWEHELGRPLPNGVFGENLTTMGVDVTGARIGERWRIGDSVVLEVTSGRVPCRTFAGRLGEKGWVRRFTRNGVSGAYLRVVEPGEIRAGDPVEVVHRPEHEVTVEMAFRAETTERDLLPLVLAAGDALHSELLKNARAYVAKYGTAAGPGPVPDAGAA, from the coding sequence ATGAAGCTTCTGACCGTGAACGTCGGCCGTCCCAAGGCGGCCGATTACACCGATGCACCCGGCGGCATGACCGGAATCGACAAGCGCCCGGCGGAAGGGCCAGTCCGGGTGACGGACCCGGGCCCAAAGGGGCAGGGCGGCAGCGGGCTGTCGGGGGACGCGGTCTGCGATCTGCGCCACCACGGCGGGAGCGACCAGGCCGTGTACGCCTTCGCCCGTGAGGATCTCGACACCTGGGAACACGAGTTGGGTCGCCCGCTCCCCAACGGCGTATTCGGCGAGAACCTCACCACCATGGGCGTCGACGTCACCGGGGCCAGGATCGGCGAGCGGTGGCGCATCGGCGATTCCGTGGTGCTCGAGGTCACCTCGGGGCGTGTCCCGTGCCGTACCTTCGCGGGCCGGCTCGGCGAGAAGGGCTGGGTCAGGCGTTTCACACGGAACGGCGTCTCCGGTGCATATCTGCGGGTCGTCGAGCCGGGCGAGATCCGCGCCGGCGACCCGGTGGAGGTGGTGCACCGGCCGGAGCACGAGGTGACCGTGGAGATGGCGTTCCGGGCGGAGACGACCGAGCGCGACCTGCTGCCCCTGGTCCTCGCGGCAGGTGACGCCCTGCACAGCGAACTGCTGAAGAACGCCCGCGCGTACGTCGCGAAGTACGGAACGGCGGCCGGTCCCGGCCCCGTCCCGGACGCCGGCGCCGCCTGA
- the groES gene encoding co-chaperone GroES: MTTASSKVAIKPLEDRIVVQPLDAEQTTASGLVIPDTAKEKPQEGVVLAVGPGRFENGERLPLDVKTGDIVLYSKYGGTEVKYSGEEYLVLSARDVLAIVEK; encoded by the coding sequence GTGACGACCGCCAGCTCCAAGGTTGCCATCAAGCCGCTCGAGGACCGCATTGTGGTCCAGCCGCTCGACGCCGAGCAGACCACGGCCTCTGGCCTGGTTATTCCGGACACCGCCAAGGAGAAGCCCCAGGAGGGCGTCGTCCTGGCCGTGGGCCCGGGCCGCTTCGAGAACGGCGAGCGCCTGCCGCTCGACGTGAAGACCGGCGACATCGTGCTGTACAGCAAGTACGGCGGCACCGAAGTGAAGTACAGCGGCGAGGAGTACCTCGTCCTCTCGGCCCGCGACGTGCTCGCGATCGTCGAGAAGTAG
- a CDS encoding response regulator transcription factor has protein sequence MTSVLVCDDSPLAREALRRAVATVPGVERVTTAANGEEVLRRWGADRSDLILMDVRMPGLGGVETVRRLLSADPGARIIMLTVAEDLDGVALAVAAGARGYLHKDASRAELRATVTQALADPTWRLAPRRLRSAEMGAAPTLTAREIQVLEGMSHGRSNAEIGRELFLSEDTVKTHARRLFKKLGASDRAHAVALGFRWGLVR, from the coding sequence ATGACATCCGTCCTCGTCTGCGACGACTCCCCGCTTGCCCGAGAGGCGCTTCGCCGCGCGGTCGCGACCGTGCCCGGCGTCGAGCGCGTGACGACCGCGGCCAACGGCGAGGAAGTCCTCCGCCGCTGGGGTGCCGATCGTTCGGACCTGATTCTGATGGACGTACGCATGCCCGGTCTGGGCGGGGTGGAGACGGTGCGCCGGCTGCTCTCCGCGGACCCCGGCGCCCGGATCATCATGCTGACCGTGGCCGAGGACCTCGACGGCGTCGCGCTCGCGGTCGCCGCCGGGGCCCGCGGCTATCTGCACAAGGACGCCTCGCGTGCCGAGCTGCGCGCGACCGTCACCCAGGCGCTCGCCGACCCCACGTGGCGGCTCGCCCCGCGCCGGCTCCGTTCGGCCGAGATGGGGGCCGCTCCCACGCTCACCGCGCGTGAGATCCAGGTCCTCGAAGGCATGAGCCACGGCCGGTCCAACGCGGAGATCGGGCGTGAGCTCTTCCTCTCGGAGGACACGGTGAAGACGCACGCCAGGCGGCTGTTCAAGAAGCTCGGCGCCTCCGACCGGGCGCATGCGGTGGCCCTCGGATTCCGCTGGGGCCTGGTCCGCTGA
- a CDS encoding GuaB3 family IMP dehydrogenase-related protein: MTEIEIGRGKRGRRAYAFDDIAVVPSRRTRDPKEVSIAWQIDAYRFELPFLAAPMDSVVSPQTAIRIGEMGGLGVLNLEGLWTRYDDPQPLLDEIAEMDEANATRRLQEIYSAPIREELIGQRIKEVRDAGVVTAAALSPQRTAQFSKAVVDAGVDIFVIRGTTVSAEHVSGAAEPLNLKQFIYELDVPVIVGGCATYTAALHLMRTGAAGVLVGFGGGAAHTTRNVLGIQVPMATAVADVAAARRDYMDESGGRYVHVIADGGVGWSGDLPKAIACGADAVMIGSPLARATDAPGKGRHWGMEAVHEDVPRGKLVDLGIVGTTEEVLTGPSHTPDGSMNFFGALRRAMATTGYSELKEFQRVEVTVADSQHRR; this comes from the coding sequence GTGACTGAGATCGAGATCGGGCGCGGCAAGCGCGGCCGCCGGGCGTACGCGTTCGATGACATCGCCGTCGTACCGAGCCGGCGCACGCGGGACCCGAAGGAGGTCTCGATCGCCTGGCAGATCGACGCCTACCGCTTCGAGCTGCCCTTCCTGGCCGCTCCGATGGACTCCGTGGTCTCCCCGCAGACCGCCATCCGCATCGGCGAGATGGGCGGCCTGGGCGTTCTGAACCTCGAGGGCCTGTGGACCCGCTACGACGACCCGCAGCCGCTGCTCGACGAGATCGCCGAGATGGACGAGGCCAACGCCACGCGCCGGCTCCAGGAGATCTACTCCGCCCCCATCAGGGAGGAGCTGATCGGCCAGCGCATCAAGGAGGTGCGCGACGCAGGAGTCGTGACCGCCGCCGCGCTCTCCCCGCAGCGCACCGCGCAGTTCTCGAAGGCCGTGGTCGACGCGGGCGTCGACATCTTCGTCATCCGCGGTACGACGGTCTCCGCGGAGCACGTCTCCGGCGCCGCTGAGCCGCTGAACCTGAAGCAGTTCATCTACGAGCTCGACGTGCCGGTCATCGTCGGCGGCTGCGCCACGTACACGGCCGCGCTGCACCTCATGCGGACCGGCGCTGCGGGCGTCCTCGTCGGCTTCGGCGGCGGAGCCGCGCACACCACCCGGAACGTGCTGGGCATCCAGGTGCCGATGGCGACCGCCGTCGCGGACGTCGCCGCGGCCCGCCGGGACTACATGGACGAGTCGGGCGGCCGGTACGTCCACGTCATCGCGGACGGCGGCGTCGGCTGGTCCGGCGACCTGCCGAAGGCGATCGCCTGCGGTGCGGACGCCGTGATGATCGGCTCCCCGCTGGCCCGCGCGACCGACGCGCCGGGCAAGGGCCGCCACTGGGGCATGGAGGCCGTCCACGAGGACGTGCCGCGCGGCAAGTTGGTGGACCTGGGCATCGTGGGCACCACCGAGGAGGTCCTCACCGGTCCCTCGCACACCCCCGACGGCTCGATGAACTTCTTCGGCGCGCTGCGCAGGGCGATGGCCACGACGGGCTACAGCGAGCTCAAGGAGTTCCAGCGTGTCGAGGTGACGGTGGCGGATTCGCAGCACCGCCGCTGA
- a CDS encoding ester cyclase produces the protein MKFMQIIDYKTARFDDVNAVMDKWVEQTQGKRTTGHAVTGKDRSDSNHYVDIVEFPSYEEAMKNSHLPETDKMFQEMVALCDGMPSFTDLDVVREEQLNAATARRFFHEIAAGGNLDAVGEVFADDYIDHDIANEEDTEVGMEVIRRDLTMWRGAFDLTFELDRQITQGDDVVTLWTFSGRHKAEFQGIPATGEQCTTTGTTIFRFEDGKIKEGWWHMDMMRLMRQLGAL, from the coding sequence ATGAAGTTCATGCAGATCATCGACTACAAGACCGCCAGGTTCGACGACGTGAACGCGGTCATGGACAAGTGGGTCGAGCAGACCCAAGGCAAGCGGACCACCGGCCACGCCGTCACGGGCAAGGACCGCAGCGACAGCAACCACTACGTCGACATCGTCGAGTTCCCCTCGTACGAGGAGGCGATGAAGAACTCGCATCTCCCGGAGACGGACAAGATGTTTCAGGAGATGGTGGCCCTCTGCGACGGCATGCCCTCGTTCACCGACCTCGACGTGGTCCGTGAGGAACAGCTCAACGCCGCAACGGCCCGCCGCTTCTTCCACGAGATCGCGGCCGGCGGCAACCTGGACGCCGTCGGCGAGGTCTTCGCCGACGACTACATCGACCACGACATCGCCAACGAGGAGGACACCGAGGTCGGCATGGAGGTCATACGCCGGGACCTCACCATGTGGCGCGGCGCCTTCGACCTCACCTTCGAGCTCGACCGGCAGATCACCCAAGGGGACGACGTCGTGACGCTGTGGACCTTCAGCGGCCGGCACAAGGCGGAGTTCCAGGGCATCCCGGCGACGGGAGAGCAGTGCACCACGACCGGCACGACGATCTTCCGGTTCGAGGACGGGAAGATCAAGGAAGGCTGGTGGCACATGGACATGATGCGGCTGATGCGCCAGCTCGGCGCACTGTAG
- a CDS encoding sigma-70 family RNA polymerase sigma factor has protein sequence MRDDEAATGQGAIGALVHRAVDGDEQATHDLLAHVHPLALRFCRSRLSRLPGDARHFVEDLAQEVCVAVLMALPRYKDTGRPFEAFVFAIASHKVADLQRAAMRHPGSTAVPSDEMPERPDDSLGPEERALLSDDAEWAKRLLANLPENQRELLVLRVAVGLTAEETGQMLGMSPGAVRVAQHRALSRLRALAEQ, from the coding sequence ATGCGTGACGACGAGGCGGCGACCGGCCAAGGAGCCATCGGTGCGCTCGTGCACCGTGCCGTCGACGGCGACGAGCAGGCGACGCACGACCTGCTGGCGCACGTCCACCCCCTCGCGCTGCGTTTCTGCCGCTCGCGGCTCAGCCGGCTGCCCGGTGACGCTCGTCACTTCGTCGAGGACCTGGCGCAGGAAGTCTGCGTCGCGGTGCTGATGGCGCTGCCGCGCTACAAGGACACCGGACGGCCTTTCGAGGCCTTCGTCTTCGCCATCGCCTCCCACAAGGTCGCCGATCTGCAGCGGGCCGCGATGCGCCACCCGGGTTCGACGGCCGTGCCGTCCGACGAGATGCCGGAGCGGCCCGACGACTCGCTCGGCCCCGAGGAGCGGGCGCTGCTCAGCGACGACGCGGAGTGGGCCAAGAGGCTGCTCGCCAATCTTCCGGAGAACCAGCGCGAGCTGCTTGTGTTGCGGGTCGCCGTCGGGCTGACCGCGGAGGAGACCGGGCAGATGCTGGGGATGTCCCCGGGCGCGGTCCGGGTTGCCCAGCACCGCGCGCTCAGCAGGCTGCGCGCGCTGGCGGAGCAGTGA
- the guaB gene encoding IMP dehydrogenase, with amino-acid sequence MTNVDGVPEKFATLGLTYDDVLLLPGASEVLPNAVDTSSRVSRNVRVNIPLLSAAMDKVTESRMAIAMARQGGVGVLHRNLSIEDQVNQVDLVKRSESGMVTDPITVHPDATLAEADALCAKFRISGVPVTDAAGKLLGIVTNRDMAFETVRTRQVREVMTPMPLVTGRVGISGVDAMELLRRHKIEKLPLVDDAGILKGLITVKDFVKAEQYPNAAKDAEGRLLVGAAVGASPEALERAQALAGAGVDFLIVDTSHGHNSNALNWMAKIKSSVPVDVIGGNVATRDGAQALIDAGVDGVKVGVGPGSICTTRVVAGIGVPQVTAIYEAALACRAAGVPVIGDGGLQYSGDIGKALAAGADTVMLGSLLAGCEESPGELLFINGKQFKSYRGMGSLGAMQSRGQGRSYSKDRYFQAEVASDDKLVPEGIEGQVPYRGPLAAVLHQLVGGLRQTMGYVGAASVDEMESKGRFVRITSAGLKESHPHDIQMTVEAPNYSRK; translated from the coding sequence ATGACCAACGTCGACGGAGTGCCCGAGAAATTCGCGACACTCGGGCTGACCTACGACGATGTGCTTCTGCTGCCTGGTGCGTCGGAAGTGCTTCCTAACGCAGTCGACACCTCGTCCCGTGTCTCCAGGAACGTCCGGGTGAACATCCCGCTGCTCTCGGCGGCGATGGACAAGGTCACCGAGTCCCGCATGGCGATCGCGATGGCGCGCCAGGGCGGCGTGGGTGTGCTGCACCGCAACCTGTCCATCGAGGACCAGGTGAACCAGGTCGACCTGGTGAAGCGTTCCGAGTCCGGCATGGTGACCGACCCGATCACGGTGCACCCGGACGCCACGCTCGCCGAGGCCGACGCCCTGTGTGCCAAGTTCCGTATCAGCGGTGTGCCGGTCACGGACGCCGCGGGCAAGCTGCTCGGCATCGTCACCAATCGTGACATGGCCTTCGAGACGGTCCGCACGCGCCAGGTACGCGAGGTCATGACCCCGATGCCGCTGGTCACGGGCAGGGTCGGCATCTCGGGCGTCGACGCCATGGAGCTGCTGCGCCGCCACAAGATCGAGAAGCTTCCGCTGGTCGACGATGCCGGCATCCTCAAGGGCCTCATCACGGTCAAGGACTTCGTCAAGGCCGAGCAGTACCCGAACGCGGCGAAGGACGCCGAGGGCCGTCTGCTCGTCGGCGCGGCCGTCGGTGCGAGCCCGGAGGCGCTGGAGCGGGCGCAGGCGCTGGCCGGCGCCGGCGTCGACTTCCTGATCGTCGACACCTCGCACGGACACAACAGCAACGCCCTCAACTGGATGGCGAAGATCAAGTCGAGCGTCCCCGTCGACGTCATCGGCGGCAACGTGGCGACGCGTGACGGCGCCCAGGCCCTGATCGACGCGGGTGTGGACGGCGTCAAGGTCGGCGTCGGACCCGGTTCCATCTGCACCACCCGTGTGGTCGCCGGCATCGGTGTCCCGCAGGTCACCGCGATCTACGAGGCGGCGCTGGCGTGCCGCGCCGCGGGCGTCCCGGTGATCGGCGACGGCGGCCTGCAGTACTCCGGAGACATCGGCAAGGCGCTCGCGGCCGGTGCCGACACGGTGATGCTGGGCAGCCTTCTCGCGGGCTGCGAGGAGTCCCCCGGTGAGCTGCTCTTCATCAACGGCAAGCAATTCAAGTCGTACCGGGGCATGGGCTCGCTCGGTGCGATGCAGTCCCGTGGCCAGGGCCGTTCGTACTCCAAGGACCGCTACTTCCAGGCCGAGGTTGCCTCCGACGACAAGCTCGTCCCCGAGGGCATCGAGGGCCAGGTGCCCTACCGCGGTCCGCTCGCGGCCGTGCTGCACCAGCTGGTCGGCGGCCTGCGCCAGACCATGGGCTACGTCGGAGCGGCCTCCGTCGACGAGATGGAGAGCAAGGGCCGCTTCGTGCGGATCACCTCGGCGGGGCTCAAGGAGAGCCACCCGCACGACATCCAGATGACGGTCGAGGCGCCGAACTACAGCAGGAAGTAG
- a CDS encoding SDR family oxidoreductase yields the protein MTTALITGATAGIGAAFARRLAADGHNLVLVARDTERLQEQATELHDRHGIEAEVLTADLSGEDGIGAVEERLADRKHSVDLLVNNAGFGNKGRFLEVSMADELTMLKVHCEAVLRLTAAAAGPMRERGRGGVVNVASVAAFVPRGTYGASKAWVVQFTQGAARDMAGSGVRLMALCPGFVRTEFHQRAGMGTDNIPGWMWLDADKLVASALSDLAKGKSLSIPDPRYKALMGVVKLTPRGLLGGLTSKTGRKYGPQ from the coding sequence ATGACGACTGCACTGATCACGGGAGCGACCGCGGGCATCGGCGCCGCCTTCGCGCGGCGGCTCGCGGCCGATGGCCACAACCTGGTGCTCGTGGCCCGGGACACCGAGCGGCTGCAGGAACAGGCCACCGAACTGCACGACCGGCACGGCATCGAGGCGGAGGTGCTGACTGCCGACCTGTCGGGGGAGGACGGGATCGGCGCGGTCGAGGAGCGCCTGGCCGACCGCAAGCACTCCGTCGATCTGCTGGTCAACAACGCGGGCTTCGGGAACAAGGGCCGGTTCCTCGAAGTCTCCATGGCCGACGAGCTGACCATGCTGAAGGTGCATTGCGAGGCGGTGCTGCGGCTGACCGCGGCAGCGGCGGGGCCGATGCGGGAACGCGGCCGGGGCGGCGTGGTGAACGTGGCGTCGGTCGCGGCCTTCGTGCCCCGTGGCACGTACGGCGCCTCCAAGGCGTGGGTCGTGCAGTTCACGCAGGGCGCCGCCAGGGACATGGCGGGATCGGGGGTGCGGCTGATGGCGCTGTGCCCGGGATTCGTACGGACCGAGTTCCACCAGCGGGCCGGCATGGGCACGGACAACATTCCGGGCTGGATGTGGCTGGACGCCGACAAACTGGTGGCGTCGGCGCTCTCGGACCTGGCCAAGGGGAAGTCCCTCTCCATCCCCGACCCCCGCTACAAGGCGCTGATGGGCGTCGTGAAGCTGACGCCGCGCGGACTGCTGGGCGGGCTCACGTCGAAGACGGGACGGAAGTACGGGCCGCAGTAG